A region from the Desmospora profundinema genome encodes:
- the dapD gene encoding 2,3,4,5-tetrahydropyridine-2,6-dicarboxylate N-acetyltransferase, whose translation MKQMDANQIIEFIQKSEKKTPVKVHIKGDLAGIDFGEGIKSFINKTTGVLFGDWKAVKPILDANQNRIEDYVVENDRRNSAIPLLDMKDIQARIEPGAIIREQVEIGKNAVIMMGASINIGAVIGDGTMIDMNVVIGGRGTIGKNCHIGAGAVIAGVIEPPSAKPVVIEDEVVVGANAVILEGVRVGRGSVVAAGAVVVDDVPENSVVAGIPAKVIKQIDEKTRSKTEIKQELRQL comes from the coding sequence ATGAAACAGATGGATGCCAATCAAATCATCGAATTCATCCAAAAAAGTGAAAAGAAAACACCGGTCAAGGTACATATCAAAGGGGACCTCGCCGGGATCGATTTTGGTGAAGGGATAAAGTCATTCATCAACAAAACCACCGGTGTCCTGTTCGGAGATTGGAAAGCCGTAAAGCCTATCCTCGATGCCAACCAGAACCGGATTGAGGACTATGTCGTGGAAAACGACCGGCGCAACTCCGCCATCCCCCTGCTGGACATGAAAGACATCCAGGCCCGGATCGAGCCGGGTGCCATCATTCGCGAACAAGTGGAGATCGGCAAGAATGCCGTCATTATGATGGGGGCGTCCATCAACATCGGGGCGGTAATCGGAGACGGCACCATGATCGATATGAACGTGGTGATCGGCGGCCGGGGCACGATCGGGAAGAACTGCCACATTGGCGCAGGCGCCGTGATCGCCGGTGTGATCGAGCCGCCCTCCGCCAAACCCGTGGTGATTGAGGATGAAGTCGTGGTCGGTGCCAACGCCGTCATTCTGGAAGGGGTGCGCGTCGGAAGGGGCTCCGTGGTTGCAGCCGGAGCGGTCGTAGTGGACGACGTACCGGAAAACAGCGTCGTTGCCGGCATCCCCGCCAAAGTCATCAAACAGATCGACGAGAAAACCCGCTCCAAAACCGAGATCAAACAAGAGCTGCGTCAACTGTAA
- the aceB gene encoding malate synthase A → MNTQSPSPARLEVKGPVTKAFAEILTPEALAFVAKLARRFSGRREELLERRMERQRRIDEGEWPDFLPETAEIRNKSWSIEPLPYDLLDRRVEITGPTSDRKMVINALNSGAKLFMADFEDANSPTWENTIQGQINMRDAIRREIDFTSPQGKRYELTENPAVLKVRPRGWHLDEKHVEVDGKPVPAGLFDFGLYFYHNAKTLLKKGSGPYFYLPKLESHLEARLWNDVFLFAQDELKIARGTIKATVLIETILAAFEMDEILFELREHSAGLNCGRWDYIFSYIKRFRNRPNVILPDRSQVTMTVPFMRAYTLLAVKTCHKRNAPCIGGMAAQIPVKNDPAANEEALDKVKADKEREALDGHDGTWVAHPALVPVARSVFDKQLLHQNQIDKKRGDVEVSAEDLRAVPEGTITEAGLRQNISVGLQYIEAWLRGYGAVAIFNLMEDAATAEISRAQVWQWIRHPEGILEDGRKVTQELVRQVVEEELAKIEDVRGAEAFTQGRFDEAKALFLQLTEQDEFEEFLTLPGYERLRTAN, encoded by the coding sequence GTGAACACACAATCACCGTCCCCGGCCCGCTTAGAGGTAAAGGGACCGGTTACGAAAGCGTTTGCCGAAATCCTGACCCCGGAAGCCCTCGCATTTGTGGCCAAATTGGCCCGCCGCTTTTCCGGACGCAGGGAGGAACTGTTGGAACGAAGGATGGAAAGGCAACGCCGCATCGATGAAGGAGAGTGGCCGGACTTTTTGCCGGAGACGGCAGAGATTCGGAACAAATCCTGGTCGATCGAGCCACTGCCCTATGATTTGCTCGACCGGCGGGTGGAGATCACCGGACCCACCTCCGATCGCAAGATGGTGATCAACGCCCTCAATTCCGGTGCCAAATTGTTTATGGCCGATTTTGAGGATGCCAACTCCCCCACATGGGAGAACACCATTCAGGGCCAGATCAACATGCGGGACGCGATCCGGCGTGAGATCGACTTTACCAGTCCACAGGGGAAACGCTATGAGCTGACGGAAAATCCGGCCGTGTTAAAGGTGCGGCCCCGGGGCTGGCATCTGGATGAAAAACATGTGGAAGTGGACGGGAAACCGGTTCCCGCCGGATTATTCGATTTCGGACTCTACTTTTATCACAATGCCAAAACCTTGCTGAAAAAAGGTTCGGGCCCGTACTTTTACTTGCCGAAGCTGGAGAGTCATCTGGAGGCCCGCCTGTGGAACGATGTGTTCCTGTTCGCTCAGGACGAGCTGAAAATCGCCCGGGGTACGATTAAAGCGACCGTTTTGATCGAGACGATCCTGGCTGCGTTCGAAATGGATGAAATTCTGTTTGAGCTGCGGGAACATTCCGCCGGTTTAAACTGCGGCCGCTGGGATTACATCTTCAGCTACATTAAGCGTTTCCGCAACCGTCCCAATGTCATCCTGCCGGACCGGTCGCAGGTGACGATGACGGTGCCGTTCATGCGGGCATACACCTTGCTAGCGGTGAAGACCTGTCACAAGCGCAACGCCCCCTGCATCGGCGGAATGGCCGCCCAGATCCCCGTCAAAAACGACCCTGCCGCCAACGAGGAAGCGCTGGACAAGGTAAAGGCGGATAAGGAGCGGGAAGCGCTTGACGGTCACGACGGCACTTGGGTCGCTCACCCCGCCTTGGTTCCGGTGGCCCGGTCGGTTTTCGACAAACAGTTGCTCCACCAAAACCAGATCGATAAGAAGCGCGGGGATGTGGAAGTGTCGGCGGAAGACCTGCGGGCAGTTCCGGAGGGGACCATTACCGAGGCGGGATTACGGCAGAATATCAGCGTCGGTCTTCAATATATCGAGGCTTGGTTACGCGGCTACGGTGCCGTCGCCATCTTCAACCTGATGGAAGATGCCGCCACTGCGGAAATCTCCCGGGCCCAGGTTTGGCAATGGATTCGCCATCCGGAGGGGATCCTGGAAGACGGCCGCAAGGTGACACAAGAGCTGGTCCGCCAAGTGGTGGAGGAAGAACTGGCCAAGATCGAGGATGTACGGGGAGCGGAAGCCTTTACTCAAGGGCGTTTTGACGAAGCGAAAGCATTGTTCCTCCAATTGACGGAACAGGATGAATTTGAAGAGTTTTTAACCTTGCCGGGTTATGAGCGGCTGCGTACCGCCAACTGA
- the aceA gene encoding isocitrate lyase gives MTTRNEEAKQLQEAWNNDPRWKGIERPYTPEDVLRLRGSVVIEHTLARRGADRLWDLLHNEPHVKALGALTGNQAVQQVKAGLKAIYLSGWQVAADANLAGQMYPDQSLYPANSVPHVVKRINQALQRADQIEHSEGKSEREWFAPIVADAEAGFGGPLNVFELMKGMIEAGAAGVHFEDQLASEKKCGHLGGKVLIPTQQAIRNLVSARLAADVMNVPSILVARTDANAAELITSDIDPRDHEFLTGERTPEGFFRQRCGLDTAIARGLAYAPYADLIWCETSTPDLEEARRFAEAIHAKFPGKMLAYNCSPSFNWKKKLDDATIARFQDELGKMGYKFQFVTLAGFHSLNNSMFELALGYKDTGMAAYSELQEREFANEVHGYSATRHQREVGTGYFDAVSLAITGGTSSTTALKGSTEEEQFTKA, from the coding sequence ATGACTACCCGGAATGAAGAAGCAAAACAATTACAAGAGGCTTGGAATAACGATCCGCGTTGGAAAGGGATTGAACGTCCGTACACACCGGAGGACGTGTTGCGCCTCAGAGGATCCGTGGTGATCGAGCATACGCTGGCTCGCCGGGGAGCGGACCGGTTGTGGGACTTGCTCCACAACGAACCTCATGTCAAAGCGTTGGGAGCGTTGACGGGGAACCAGGCCGTCCAACAAGTAAAAGCTGGTTTGAAAGCGATTTACCTCTCCGGTTGGCAGGTGGCGGCAGACGCCAACTTGGCGGGACAGATGTACCCGGACCAAAGCTTGTACCCGGCCAACAGTGTGCCTCACGTGGTGAAACGCATCAACCAGGCGTTGCAGCGGGCAGACCAGATTGAACATTCCGAAGGAAAAAGCGAGCGGGAGTGGTTTGCCCCGATCGTGGCGGATGCGGAAGCCGGTTTTGGCGGTCCCCTCAACGTGTTTGAGCTGATGAAAGGAATGATCGAAGCGGGAGCGGCCGGTGTCCACTTCGAGGATCAACTGGCGTCGGAGAAAAAATGCGGCCATCTGGGAGGCAAGGTGTTGATTCCCACCCAGCAGGCGATTCGCAACCTGGTTTCCGCCCGTCTGGCCGCTGATGTGATGAATGTCCCCTCCATTTTGGTGGCCCGCACTGATGCCAACGCCGCTGAACTGATCACCAGCGACATCGACCCCCGTGACCATGAATTTTTAACCGGGGAGCGGACGCCGGAAGGGTTCTTCCGTCAACGCTGCGGTTTGGATACAGCAATTGCCCGCGGGCTGGCTTATGCACCCTACGCCGATCTGATCTGGTGTGAAACGTCCACCCCGGACCTGGAAGAAGCACGCCGGTTTGCGGAAGCGATCCACGCCAAGTTCCCCGGAAAAATGTTGGCCTACAACTGCTCGCCCTCCTTCAACTGGAAAAAGAAATTGGATGACGCCACCATCGCCCGTTTCCAAGATGAATTGGGCAAGATGGGATACAAATTCCAATTCGTCACGTTGGCCGGATTCCACTCCCTCAACAACAGCATGTTTGAGCTGGCTCTGGGATACAAAGATACCGGCATGGCGGCATACTCTGAGTTGCAGGAGCGGGAATTCGCCAACGAGGTACACGGATACAGCGCCACCCGCCACCAGCGGGAAGTGGGAACCGGGTACTTCGATGCCGTCTCCCTGGCGATCACCGGCGGCACCTCTTCCACCACGGCCCTCAAAGGCTCCACGGAGGAAGAGCAATTTACGAAGGCTTAA
- a CDS encoding MarR family winged helix-turn-helix transcriptional regulator: MSKQEDTPSHQKNSGSRHLGRLIMQLRRLELQPHSFGKAGPLTPSEIHTVEAIGFEGGVRMSELARRLGITKGAVTQLVARLEAKELVKRSPHPHDARVVLLSLTEKGKEANAAHEEVHLRFYDELRRQLSEREIEIFEKCVETLNDFLRR, from the coding sequence ATGAGTAAACAAGAGGATACACCATCACACCAAAAAAATAGTGGAAGTCGCCATCTGGGTCGGTTGATCATGCAGCTTCGCAGGCTGGAGCTCCAGCCTCATTCCTTTGGAAAAGCGGGACCGTTAACCCCCAGTGAAATTCATACCGTTGAGGCGATCGGTTTTGAGGGTGGCGTTCGGATGAGCGAGCTCGCCAGACGCCTGGGAATAACAAAAGGTGCGGTTACGCAACTGGTCGCCCGTCTGGAAGCGAAAGAATTGGTCAAACGTTCGCCGCATCCACATGATGCACGGGTTGTTTTACTATCCCTCACTGAAAAAGGCAAGGAGGCGAATGCGGCCCACGAAGAAGTGCATCTCCGATTTTACGATGAACTGCGCAGGCAATTAAGCGAGCGGGAGATTGAAATATTTGAGAAATGCGTGGAGACGTTAAACGATTTTTTGCGTCGATAA
- a CDS encoding MFS transporter, which translates to MSPFKRPDQTFTNTHRFFMMTAICMGAFLSHFTAGIVNVSLPHFVEIFQTNLSTVQWITTGYLLVIASALPVMGKLGDRYGYGLIHNLGYVLFSTGSILVAFSSSIAELLVLRIVQAIGAAMFQATNIALVTIYLPKEKRGWALGTISTAVALGGMSGPIAGGFIAEWLHWQWLFLIHVPVAIVATWLAVRSIPVHRRERKNDSFDPMGALLFVGWIASAIFILSNGHTWGWLSFETLAIAAGAIFTLLMFLLWELKQTAPFLPLQALRIPAVSSGLIISGVSFAMAHTVLVVMPFYLLGIAGLSPSATGYIMTAYPVLLALTGPVAGYLSDRYGSLPLLFLGLCGMGGGMALLALALGRLPLVWIVFVLAWIGGGMGLIASPNNRFIMLHAPAEHVGSIGGMIALTRNGGMVLGAAIGLGAMNQEAGAVPSLDRFQLAFAINGWMCISVILLLGYVVYSEHRRNEKRYKKLKVDPMP; encoded by the coding sequence ATGAGTCCATTCAAGCGGCCCGATCAGACTTTCACGAACACCCACCGGTTCTTCATGATGACCGCCATATGCATGGGCGCCTTTCTCTCCCATTTTACAGCGGGTATCGTCAATGTCTCCCTTCCGCATTTTGTGGAAATATTTCAAACAAACCTGAGCACGGTTCAATGGATCACCACTGGTTATTTGCTTGTGATCGCCTCCGCGCTGCCGGTGATGGGAAAGCTGGGAGATCGCTACGGTTATGGGTTGATTCATAACCTCGGGTATGTCCTTTTCAGCACTGGCTCCATACTGGTGGCATTTTCGTCCAGTATCGCGGAACTGCTAGTCCTCCGAATCGTGCAAGCCATCGGTGCAGCCATGTTTCAGGCCACCAATATCGCATTGGTTACCATTTATCTGCCGAAGGAAAAAAGGGGATGGGCACTTGGAACGATCAGCACCGCTGTTGCTCTTGGCGGGATGAGCGGACCGATCGCCGGCGGTTTTATAGCGGAGTGGCTTCATTGGCAATGGCTGTTTTTGATTCATGTTCCGGTTGCCATTGTTGCCACATGGCTGGCCGTTCGATCCATCCCTGTTCACCGCCGGGAAAGAAAAAATGATTCGTTTGATCCGATGGGAGCGCTTCTGTTTGTCGGATGGATTGCTTCTGCCATATTCATCCTGTCAAATGGCCATACGTGGGGCTGGTTATCGTTTGAAACCCTTGCCATCGCGGCTGGTGCCATTTTCACCTTGTTGATGTTCCTTTTGTGGGAGTTGAAACAAACCGCTCCCTTTTTACCGCTTCAGGCGCTCCGTATTCCAGCTGTGTCCAGCGGCTTGATCATCAGCGGTGTTTCATTTGCAATGGCCCATACCGTCTTGGTTGTCATGCCGTTTTATTTATTGGGAATAGCGGGCCTTTCTCCATCGGCCACCGGCTATATCATGACCGCTTATCCCGTTCTGTTGGCCTTGACGGGACCGGTTGCGGGTTATTTATCCGATCGTTACGGCTCGTTGCCTTTACTGTTTTTGGGGTTATGCGGGATGGGAGGCGGAATGGCTCTATTGGCCCTTGCTCTCGGTCGACTCCCACTGGTCTGGATTGTTTTTGTGCTCGCGTGGATCGGAGGGGGAATGGGACTGATCGCATCTCCTAATAATCGCTTTATCATGCTGCATGCTCCTGCGGAACATGTCGGTTCAATCGGGGGAATGATCGCCTTAACACGGAACGGGGGCATGGTTTTAGGAGCAGCGATTGGACTGGGAGCGATGAATCAAGAGGCGGGAGCGGTCCCTTCGCTCGATCGTTTTCAGCTGGCTTTTGCCATCAACGGGTGGATGTGTATCAGTGTCATACTCTTACTGGGGTATGTGGTTTACTCGGAACACCGGCGAAACGAGAAGAGATACAAAAAATTGAAAGTGGACCCTATGCCATAA
- a CDS encoding saccharopine dehydrogenase family protein, producing MKEHIVVVGGYGHVGQTICKELGEFVPGKVFAAGRNRERAEQFSRATGGMVRPLSLNITETVDPSVLDSVKLVVMCVDQTDPSFVRSCMEKGVHYVDISANHSFLSRVERLHKEASASRATAVLSVGLAPGLTNLLARHAHSQMDQTDAIDISVMLGLGDQHGKAAIEWTIDNLNTEYEVVKGGDRTWVKSFTDGKETFFGAEWGRKKAYRFNFSDQHALPQTLDVPSVSTRLCFDSAAVTGLLAWLRALGAVRLLKWRPIRNAAVQLFGKMRVGTERFAVKIDAWGKKNQQDVFVECLVQGKNEAEVTAKVAAAVAASVTRSSFPHGVYHMEQLFELQDIWPSIHGVVSVETRVNGNRIS from the coding sequence ATGAAAGAACATATTGTCGTCGTTGGCGGGTATGGTCATGTGGGACAAACGATCTGCAAAGAGTTGGGTGAATTCGTTCCAGGTAAGGTGTTTGCTGCCGGAAGAAACCGGGAACGAGCGGAGCAATTCAGCCGTGCCACGGGTGGAATGGTCAGACCGTTATCGCTGAATATCACGGAGACGGTCGACCCATCTGTTTTGGATTCGGTTAAGCTGGTTGTGATGTGTGTGGACCAGACGGATCCGTCATTTGTCCGCTCTTGTATGGAAAAAGGGGTTCATTATGTGGACATATCCGCAAATCATTCGTTTCTTTCCCGGGTGGAACGGCTGCATAAAGAAGCTTCAGCCAGCCGTGCAACGGCTGTACTAAGCGTGGGGCTCGCTCCGGGGCTGACGAATCTGCTGGCTCGCCATGCCCACTCTCAAATGGATCAGACGGATGCCATCGACATATCGGTGATGCTGGGCTTGGGGGACCAGCACGGCAAAGCCGCCATCGAGTGGACGATCGATAACCTGAATACGGAATATGAAGTGGTGAAGGGTGGAGACCGTACATGGGTCAAAAGTTTTACGGACGGCAAAGAAACGTTTTTTGGAGCAGAGTGGGGACGTAAAAAAGCGTATCGATTTAATTTCTCGGACCAGCATGCGCTTCCGCAAACACTTGACGTTCCGTCCGTTTCCACACGGCTTTGCTTCGATTCGGCTGCAGTGACCGGGTTATTGGCTTGGCTGAGAGCATTGGGAGCGGTCCGTTTATTAAAATGGAGGCCGATTCGCAATGCGGCCGTTCAGCTGTTTGGTAAGATGAGAGTAGGAACGGAGCGGTTTGCGGTGAAAATAGATGCATGGGGTAAAAAGAATCAACAGGATGTGTTTGTAGAGTGTTTGGTACAAGGAAAAAATGAAGCTGAAGTAACCGCCAAAGTGGCCGCTGCGGTAGCCGCTTCGGTTACCCGCTCCTCATTTCCCCATGGTGTCTATCATATGGAGCAGTTGTTTGAGTTACAGGACATATGGCCTTCGATTCATGGGGTGGTTTCGGTTGAAACGAGAGTGAATGGAAACCGAATCTCTTAA
- a CDS encoding ABC transporter substrate-binding protein, whose translation MKGIRKRLIRSGLILCLSLMVLAGCGNPSDATPSDNEAKEERLIKHAMGETEVPAKPKRVVVLTNEGLESLLSVGVKPVGAVEAFTGEGTWYHHLEEEMDGVESVGTELQPNLEKIASLKPDLIIGNKMRQEKIYDQLSGIAPTVFAESLRAQWKNNFKLYTDTVNKKEEGEAVIADFDKRVEEIRERAGDKLSTEVSLVRFMPGVTRIYYNDTFGGVILKEIGFNRPSAQDLDDFAAEVTKERIPEMEGDVLFYFTYEEKGSNEGTELEKEWTQDPLWKKLEVVKEGKAYKVDDTVWTTAGGVKAANLLLDDLEKYLLDEK comes from the coding sequence ATGAAGGGCATTCGCAAGCGATTGATCCGCAGCGGTTTGATTTTGTGTCTCTCGTTAATGGTGTTGGCGGGGTGCGGGAATCCGTCGGATGCTACCCCATCCGACAACGAGGCAAAAGAAGAGCGTTTGATTAAACACGCCATGGGTGAAACCGAAGTACCGGCGAAACCGAAACGTGTGGTCGTCCTTACCAATGAAGGCCTGGAATCTTTGTTGTCCGTGGGGGTGAAACCGGTGGGGGCGGTTGAAGCCTTTACCGGTGAGGGAACCTGGTACCACCACTTGGAAGAGGAGATGGACGGGGTGGAAAGCGTAGGGACGGAACTCCAGCCCAACCTGGAGAAGATCGCATCCCTGAAGCCGGATCTGATCATTGGAAACAAGATGAGACAGGAAAAGATTTATGACCAGCTCTCCGGCATCGCCCCGACAGTTTTTGCGGAAAGCTTGCGGGCACAGTGGAAAAACAATTTCAAACTGTATACAGACACTGTCAACAAGAAAGAAGAGGGCGAAGCAGTGATTGCTGATTTTGACAAACGGGTGGAAGAGATCCGGGAACGGGCTGGAGATAAGCTGTCCACCGAAGTCTCCCTCGTCCGTTTCATGCCGGGCGTTACCCGCATCTATTATAACGATACCTTTGGGGGTGTCATTCTAAAGGAGATCGGCTTCAACCGCCCGTCCGCTCAGGATCTGGATGATTTTGCAGCAGAGGTGACCAAAGAACGGATCCCGGAGATGGAAGGGGATGTGCTCTTCTATTTCACCTATGAGGAAAAAGGAAGCAATGAGGGAACGGAATTGGAAAAGGAGTGGACTCAGGATCCTCTGTGGAAGAAGCTGGAGGTTGTGAAGGAAGGAAAAGCCTATAAGGTGGACGATACGGTATGGACCACCGCAGGCGGTGTCAAAGCGGCCAATCTGTTGTTGGACGATCTGGAGAAGTATCTGTTGGATGAAAAATAA
- a CDS encoding HD domain-containing protein gives MTMQPETTDPLVQQTIRYVQEKMMGEESGHDWWHVHRVWLLARKLAEKEGANRRIVELAALLHDIADWKFHGGDETIGPATARTWLQSLQTPKEITDPVCRIIATLSFKGAHVPTPMETLEGAVVQDADRLDAIGAIGIARTFAYGGFAGQELYHPDIPPLLHQSAAEYKQKRSTSLNHFYEKLFLLKDRMNTPTARCMAEERHRYMVEYVKRLADECGLDVLPGSPFQLEE, from the coding sequence ATGACCATGCAACCGGAAACGACGGATCCATTGGTACAACAAACCATCCGATATGTACAGGAAAAAATGATGGGGGAAGAAAGCGGCCATGATTGGTGGCACGTCCACCGCGTGTGGCTCTTGGCCCGCAAACTGGCAGAAAAAGAGGGGGCCAATCGTCGTATTGTAGAATTGGCCGCTTTACTCCACGACATCGCAGACTGGAAGTTTCACGGAGGAGACGAGACGATCGGTCCCGCCACCGCCCGCACCTGGCTTCAATCCCTGCAAACTCCGAAGGAGATCACCGATCCCGTCTGCCGAATCATCGCCACACTCTCGTTTAAGGGAGCCCATGTCCCCACTCCCATGGAAACCCTGGAAGGAGCCGTCGTGCAGGACGCCGACCGCCTGGACGCCATCGGCGCCATTGGAATTGCCCGCACGTTCGCCTACGGGGGCTTTGCCGGACAGGAGCTGTATCATCCGGATATTCCGCCGCTCCTTCATCAAAGTGCGGCGGAATACAAACAAAAACGTTCCACTTCCCTGAACCACTTCTATGAAAAGCTGTTTTTATTGAAAGACCGGATGAACACTCCCACCGCCCGCTGCATGGCGGAAGAACGGCACCGTTACATGGTGGAATACGTCAAAAGATTGGCGGACGAATGCGGCTTGGATGTATTACCGGGTTCCCCATTCCAGCTGGAAGAATAA
- a CDS encoding tripartite tricarboxylate transporter substrate binding protein produces MNRKKRMWGVGAIALALVAAACSGPDAGGNQGAAEDWKPTKPIEMIAPSGAGGGWDTTARTMQTVMDQEQLLDKPMAVVNKPGGGGAVGWSYIAKKKGDPHTLFVTSPPILFVPLSGQSDHGHRDFTPVAGVIADYGAIVVKEDAKWNDINELMEDLKKDPQSVSIVGNSAPGSMDHMQFVKAANKAGVDVKKLKYVSMQDGGADTALLGGHADVYSTSVSQAVEHARAGKVRVLAITAEERLEGDAISEFPTLKEQGIDDTFIIWRGIMGPPEMDPAAVEYYEQQIKTMLETDEWKAQAEKHGWVEWFMTGEEFKEHLDQEYEIFSELMEEAGLD; encoded by the coding sequence ATGAATCGAAAAAAACGGATGTGGGGTGTTGGAGCCATTGCTTTGGCTTTGGTGGCCGCTGCTTGCAGCGGACCGGACGCTGGGGGAAATCAGGGGGCTGCGGAAGACTGGAAGCCGACCAAACCGATTGAGATGATCGCACCGTCGGGGGCGGGCGGGGGATGGGACACCACGGCCCGCACGATGCAGACGGTAATGGACCAGGAACAGCTGTTGGACAAACCGATGGCCGTCGTCAATAAACCGGGTGGCGGCGGTGCCGTGGGTTGGTCCTATATCGCAAAAAAGAAAGGGGATCCCCACACGCTGTTCGTCACCTCGCCACCGATCCTGTTTGTTCCGCTTAGCGGTCAATCCGACCACGGGCATCGGGATTTCACACCGGTTGCTGGAGTGATCGCCGACTACGGAGCGATTGTAGTGAAAGAAGATGCGAAGTGGAATGACATCAACGAATTGATGGAAGATTTGAAAAAGGATCCGCAGTCCGTTTCCATCGTTGGGAACTCGGCTCCCGGCAGCATGGATCACATGCAGTTCGTCAAAGCGGCGAACAAAGCCGGTGTAGATGTAAAGAAACTAAAGTATGTCTCCATGCAGGATGGCGGAGCGGACACTGCGCTCTTGGGCGGTCATGCGGATGTCTACTCGACCAGCGTGTCTCAAGCGGTGGAACATGCACGGGCCGGTAAGGTCAGGGTATTGGCGATTACAGCGGAGGAACGGTTGGAGGGAGATGCCATCTCCGAATTCCCGACTCTGAAAGAACAGGGAATTGACGATACGTTTATCATTTGGCGGGGTATCATGGGTCCTCCGGAAATGGATCCCGCCGCAGTGGAGTACTACGAACAACAAATAAAAACGATGCTGGAGACCGACGAATGGAAGGCACAGGCCGAGAAGCATGGATGGGTGGAATGGTTTATGACCGGGGAAGAATTTAAGGAACACTTGGATCAGGAATATGAAATCTTTTCCGAATTGATGGAAGAGGCGGGACTAGATTAA
- a CDS encoding tripartite tricarboxylate transporter TctB family protein: MAVCRKMMTGDRKAAIVLAVVAVIYLSFSYRIPAFALAVMDADALPIGLGWLLLVLAVLLFFFGKDSPRTSAAPVTRKDWCIIGAVVGFTLLYVLLLEWVGYVLVTVPFLIGVTGLLGYRRWVVNTAVAVGFTGVTYYLFNYLLNIYLPQGPLPF; the protein is encoded by the coding sequence ATGGCGGTGTGCCGGAAAATGATGACCGGAGATCGGAAAGCGGCTATCGTACTGGCAGTTGTAGCGGTTATCTATCTTTCTTTTAGTTATCGGATTCCCGCCTTTGCTCTGGCGGTGATGGATGCGGACGCACTGCCCATCGGGTTGGGGTGGCTGTTGTTGGTTTTGGCGGTGTTGCTTTTTTTCTTTGGGAAGGACTCCCCTCGGACATCCGCCGCACCGGTGACCCGAAAAGACTGGTGCATCATCGGTGCCGTCGTCGGGTTTACCTTGCTGTATGTCCTATTGCTGGAATGGGTGGGCTATGTGCTCGTAACGGTTCCCTTTTTGATCGGGGTGACCGGTCTGTTGGGATACCGGCGGTGGGTGGTGAATACCGCGGTAGCTGTCGGGTTTACGGGAGTGACTTATTACCTGTTTAACTATCTTCTAAACATCTATTTACCACAGGGTCCCCTGCCCTTTTAA